The proteins below are encoded in one region of Gopherus flavomarginatus isolate rGopFla2 chromosome 12, rGopFla2.mat.asm, whole genome shotgun sequence:
- the LOC127032335 gene encoding C-type lectin domain family 2 member E-like codes for MALNLSGPGPNRLRKCASHQVLVPATVTVLIIIIVTLAALLAVEKSKPSLAAPGPPAGPCCPDGWIGYRGKCYYFSETEGTWTYSQSQCFALNASLARIDSEQEKDFLLCYKGFLDRWIGLQREPGLPWRWPNGIEFNNWFPIRGGGDCAFLMDEGWFGSSRCSTERRWICSKPNACTMGKDVLWSQNLETLRN; via the exons ATGGCATTGAATCTTTCAGGCCCTGGGCCTAACAGGCTCAGGAAATGTGCTTCCCATCAAGTCCTAGTCCCAGCTACCGTCACAGTTTTGATCATCATCATCGTTACTCTAGCAGCACTTTTAGCAG TGGAAAAATCCAAACCATCTCTGGCTGCTCCGGGCCCTCCTGCTGGGCCCTGCTGCCCGGACGGCTGGATCGGGTACCGAGGGAAATGCTACTATTTCTCAGAGACTGAAGGGACCTGGACCTACAGCCAGAGCCAGTGCTTTGCACTCAATGCCTCCCTGGCTAGGATCGACAGTGAGCAGGAAAAG GATTTCCTGTTGTGTTATAAGGGCTTCCTCGACCGTTGGATCGGCCTCCAGAGGGAGCCAGGCCTGCCCTGGAGATGGCCCAATGGCATCGAATTCAACAACTG gttTCCGATAAGAGGAGGCGGCGACTGTGCTTTTCTGATGGATGAGGGCTGGTTCGGCAGCTCGCGCTGCAGCACAGAGAGACGCTGGATCTGCAGCAAACCCAATGCCTGTACAATGGGGAAGGACGTATTGTGGAGTCAAAACTTGGAGACTCTTAGAAACTAG